The Culex pipiens pallens isolate TS chromosome 2, TS_CPP_V2, whole genome shotgun sequence DNA window CGGTCTGGAGCAGTTTGGCTACCGAGAGGAGTACCTGTTCATCAACGCAACCCTGGTCAACGATAACCGCTGTCCAAAAGGATCCCTCTGCACTGAAAACCCGCAGGACATCGTACCGGGGATTTGCAAACTTGACCAGGGTGGTCCGGTGACCAACTACGTACGATCGCGATTTGACAAGTTCGTTCCGAGCATCTACGCGGTCAACTCGCGAGGGTCGGGCTGTAGCGGAAAAGGTAACATCTTCGAGGCTACCCCACTGGCGGCGCACTACAAGTGGATCGAATCGCAGATTTTAAGCCACGTTGGTAAGATTCTTTGAGACATGTTTGgtgcaattttaaataacattgCATTTACAATTACAGTTGATACGCTCAACAGTCAGCAGACCTGGAACCAGCAAGAGTTTTACGAAAACAGTACGTGTTTGCCGCCGACCGGGGGACTCGGGAGGTGCGTTCCTGATGGGCGGTGTCGCCAACTGATCATAGACAATCGGCACCAGCTGAGCAACATTAAGATCTGCAAGTTTGACGGGCAGACGTCGGTCGTCTGCTGCCCGAATTCGTATTTGTGATTACATTTATTGTAACATGAAAATTGCATAAATAATTACAGTCAATAACAATACAGTGTCGAAAATAACTTTTCCCACGCAGGATCGTAGTCTGAGTTCCGATATTCCGTTACAATCGTCCTTGTCGCAAACTTGACACTGCGTCCTTTCTAAACCTTTGCAAACATCCACTGAGAAGTCTGATTTGCATCCTCTGATCACTGAAAACAGTTAaacattttagtcaatttccaCCAACCTCAATACTAAAACATCACTGAACCTTTTCCATTCTCCAGCAATGTGTAGCACCCATCTTGTTCGGCAAAGTTACGACAAACCATCGAGCCGTTGCTCCTCGTTGCTTGATCCGCAGCGCAGTTCAGATCGTCCAACCCATCACACTGGTAGCACGATCGCCTTCCTGCGGGGTAAACCTCCCGATTGCAAGCCTCCCCCTCGCACATGGTACAGGTCACATTGAACAGGGGATCACACGGTATCGAAAGACCCGAATAACAACCTCGGTCCAGCGTTCCATCTGGAATTAAGTTAGGTAGATTGAAGAAAAACGTAGAATTGAGGATCCCCTACCACTGTGAAGTCTCGTGTAGCACTTGTCTCCGCTGACATAAAGTGGGCAAGGTTTAACCAACGAATCGTCAACTTGCCGTTGCACGCAGTCCAGGTCATCGCTCGTACACTGCACACACTGCAGTGCGTCCGCCGGAAACAGATTCCTGTTACATCCCGTACCCTGGCAAGTCTCGCAGGACTGATCGTTCCCACTCAAGCAAGCCGCTTGCTGCTCCGCGCTCAAATCCGACAAACAACCCCGATAAAGCTTCCGATCCTCGCCCAACCGGTTGTAGCAAACCCCAGCGGAAACCTTCCCACACCGGGCACTACCCCGCCGACCATTAGCACAGTTCCCTGCATCCGACGAGCACTGCAAGCAGCTATCATCACCCCTAACCGTAACCTTGTTGCAAGCGACCCCTCTACAAGCCACACACTGGTTGCTACCCTGCTCGCACATCCCCAAATCCGTGGCCGTCAACCCCGACCAACACTCCCGCCGAACCACCCGGAATCCGTCGAAGATCGTCACGCACTCATCCCCAGCCACGTGACGAATGCAGCCCTTTTCAAACTGCTTGTAGTACGGCAGCGTTGCACAGTTCACATTCGCCGAAGTCTGGCAAATGTTGCAGTTCAACCGTCCCGACGCCGGATACAGCAAGGTGTTGCAGTCCCGGAACGCGTCACACTTGACGCAGGCCTCACCTTCCTGGACGCACTCGGCGTCCGAGGAACATCCCCGGAAGAGGTGACCCGTCGCGGATATTATAACCGTTGCGCACTCGGTGTCCTCCGGGGGGCAGTCTTTGGACAGCAGCGTCCACGGTTCGCGGACACAGGCCGTCTTGTTCCACGAGTGGCAACTGCGGCACGAAAGGGCGGCCGAAAATGGCACCAAGAGGAGGAGAGTGAGTGTGATGGTTTGTGGCTGCATTCCGCTGAGACTGACAAGGAACTACTGAATGCAATCAACCGATGCGTTATCAAAGTCGAGAAGTGATCCAGTGGGATTAGGTTGAAAACAAACTGTAGTTTGATTCAAAAGATATTTGTTCTACTTCAAGAGCTTAAACGCCACCCAAGTACTAATAGTATAGGTTAGTCCCATTTCTGTAACCATGAACAatgcaacaaaaacaaaaacaaaaacaaaaacaaaaacaaaaacaaaaacaaaaacaaaaacaaaaacaaaaacaaaaacaaaaacaaaaacaaaaacaaaaacaaaaacaaaaacaaaaacaaaaacaaaaacaaaaacaaaaacaaaaacaaaaacaaaaacaaaaacaaaaacaaaaacaaaaacaaaaacaaaaacaaaaacaaaaacaaaaacaaaaacaaaaacaaaaacaaaaacaaaaacaaaaacaaaaacaaaaacaaaaacaaaaacaaaaacaaaaacaaaaacaaaaacaaaaacaaaaacaaaaacaaaaacaaaaacaaaacaaaaacaaaaacaaaaacaaaaacaaaaacaaaaacaaaaacaaaaacaaaaacaaaaacaaaaacaaaaacaaaaacaaaaacaaaacaaaaacaaaaacaaaaacaaaaacaaaaacaaaaacaaaaacaaaaacaaaaacaaaaacaaaaacaaaaacaaaaacaaaaacaaaaacaaaaacaaaaacaaaaacaaaaacaaaaacaaaaacaaaaacaaaaacaaaaacaaaaacaaaaacaaaaacaaaaacaaaaacaaaaacaaaaacaaaaacaaaaacaaaaacaaaaacaaaaacaaaaacaaaaacaaaaacaaaaacaaaaacaaaaacaaaaacaaaaacaaaaacaaaaacaaaaacaaaaacaaaaacaaaaacaaaaacaaaaacaaaaacaaaaacaaaaacaaaaacaaaaacaaaaacaaaaacaaaaacaaaaacaaaaacaaaaacaaaaacaaaaacaaaaacaaaaacaaaaacaaaaacaaaaacaaaaacaaaaacaaaaacaaaaacaaaaacaaaaacaaaaacaaaaacaaaaacaaaaacaaaaacaaaaacaaaaacaaaaacaaaaacaaaaacaaaaacaaaaacaaaaacaaaaacaaaaacaaaaacaaaaacaaaaacaaaaacaaaaacaaaaacaaaaacaaaaacaaaaacaaaaacaaaaacaaaaacaaaaacaaaaacaaaaacaaaaacaaaaacaaaaacaaaaacaaaaacaaaaacaaaaacaaaaacaaaaacaaaaacaaaaacaaaaacaaaaacaaaaacaaaaacaaaaacaaaaacaaaaacaaaaacaaaaacaaaaacaaaaacaaaaacaaaaacaaaaacaaaaacaaaaacaaaaacaaaaacaaaaacaaaaacaaaaacaaaaatgtcaaaaatgtcaaaaatgtcaaaaatgtcaaaaatgtcaaaaatgtcaaaaatttcaaaaatttcaaaaatgtcaaaaatgtcaaaaatgtcaaaaatgtcaaaaatgtcaaaaatgtcaaaaatgtcaaaaatgtcaaaaatgtcaaaaatgtcaaaaatgtcaaaaatgtcaaaaatgtcaaaaatgtcaaaaatgtcaaaaatgtcaaaaatgtcaaaaatgtcaaaaatgtcaaaaatgtcaaaaatgtcaaaaatgtcaaaaatgtcaaaatttgcaaaatttgcaaaatttgcaaaatttgcaaaattgcaaaattgcaaaattggcaaaattgacaaaattgacaaactgacaaaattggcaaaattggcaaaattgtcaaaattgtcaaaattgtcaaaattgtcaaaattgtcaaaattgtcaaaattgtcaaaattgtcaaaattgtcaaaattgtcaaaattgtcaaaattgtcaaaattgtcaaaattgtcaaaattgtcaaaattgtcaaaattgtcaaaattgtcaaaattgtcaaaattgtcaaaattgtcaaaattgacacaattgtcaaaattgtcaaaattgacaaaattgacaaaattgtcaaaaacgacaaaaaatgcaaaattgtcaaaattgtcaaaattgtcaaaattgtcaaaattgtcaaaattgtcaaaattgtaaaaattgtcaaaattgtcaaaatggtcaaaattgtcaaaattgtcaaaattgtcaaaattgtcaaaattgtcaaaattgtcaaaattgtcaaaattgtcaaaattgtcagtattgtcaaaattgtcaaaattgtcaaaattggcaaaattgtcaaaattgtcaaaattggcaaaattggcaaaattggcaaaattatcaaaattgtcaaaattgtcaaaattggcaaaattggcaaaattggcaaaattggcaaaattggcaaaattggcaaaattggcaaaattggcaaaattggcaaaattggcaaaattggcaaaattggcaaaattggcaaaattggcaaaattggcaaaattggcaaaattgtcaaaattgtcaaaattggcaaaattgtcaaaattggcaaaattggcaaaattgtcaaaattggcaaaattggcaaaattggcaaaattggcaaaaatggcaaaaatggcaaaattgacaaaattggcaaaattggcaaaattggcaaaattggcaaaattgtcaaaattgtcaaaattgtcaaaattgtcaaaattgtcaaaattgtcaaaattgtcaaaattgtcaaaattgtcaaaattgtcaaaattgtcaaaattgtcaaaattgtcaaaattgtcaaaattgtcaaaattgtcaaaattgtcaaaattgtcaaaattgtcaaaattgtcaaaattgtcaaaattgtcaaaattgtcaaaattgtcaaaattgacaaaattgtcaaaattgtcaaaattgtcaaaattgtcaaaattgtcaaaattgtcaaaattgtcaaaattgtcaaaattgtcaaaattgtcaaaattgtcaaaattgtcaaaattgtcaaaattgtcaaaattgtcaaaattgtcaaaattgtcaaaattgtcaaaattgtcaaaattgtcaaaattgtcaatattgtcaaaattgtcaaaattgtcaatattgtcaaaattgtcaaaattgtcaaaattgtcaaaattgtcaaaattgtcaaaattgtcaaaattgtcaaaattgtcaaaattgtcaaaattgtcaaaattgtcaaaattgtcaaaattgtcaaaattgtcaaaattgtcaaaattgtcaaaattgtcaaaattgtcaaaattgtcaaaattgtcaaaattgtcaaaattgtcaaaattgtcaaagttgtcaaaattatcaaaattgtcaaaattgtcaaaattgtcaaaattgtcaaaattgtcaaaattgtcaaaattgtcaataatgtcaaaaatgtcaaaaatgacaaaaattacaataatgacaaaaatgacaaaaatgacaaaaatgacaaaaatgacaaaaatgtcaaaaatgacataaatgacaaaattgccaaaaatgacaaaattgccaaaattgccaaaattggcaaacataaacaaacagttATGATTCATTCAACGCTGTATACCAATGTCTCCCCCACGAGACTTCTTCAAAACATTAGtgaaataaataaacttttttgtttagATTACCATTCCAGTGGAACTATATTTTCCAGGTATAAATTCCTTCACTTCCTACTACTCCTATTAGTCTACTGTCTACACGGTCTAGGACTCGGTCGAATCCTATCAATTCACTAAAAACGAGTTCAACAGTGTTGTTGGTTCACAATTCCGAGGGTTCATTAGGTGTGTTTAGTCAGTAGGTTTACAAAGCTCCTGCGTTTTCAGTACTCTTCGTgtgtgatgtgtgtgtgtgataatACATGATATTGTTTTCTCTTCTAGATTTCTCTTGTGATGTTGTTACGCCTTTCAAGTCCTTTTGTTAGTACATTCTAGTGtatgtgttgttgttgttgtatagTATAAGGGTCTAAAACTTATCTGCACAATTACGCTCCTCGTGGCTAAAATCTGGTTAAGGTTTAAGATTTGTTTGTAAAGAACTTCGAGTCACGATTGGTTCCGATAAATATCTGTTGACCTTGAGATTCCTAACATTCGAGAACGGGgttttcataaataaatatatttacacAGAATTAAATGGTTTTTCCCTTTGTTTGCACGAAAACTCGCGCCTACCGCCCACTCTCTCCGTCCTTTTTTGGCCTCAAGATAAAGTTAAGGTTGTACGCCGTATTGACAGCGTAGTACACGTTGGCATTGTTGGGCAACAGCAGCTCCTTGTCCGGCAGCACCTGGGACAGCGTGTACCGCTCCGGATCACCCTCCAGGCCCAGCTTGAGCATCGCGTTCCGGATGACCTGGGGCGTGCGCTCGTTGTTGCCCAGCATAATACTTTTGTACAGCACGATTCCGTCCAGCTCGACCTGGTCCGTCTCGAAGGTAACTTTAATGATGTAGAAATCGGGCGAACTCTTCTTCAGCGGCGAATCGTCCTTCAGCTGGCCGTTGATGATCGGCACGTCGTGGCCGTTTTTCGTGGCGGACGACGAGTTGCTGCCGTTGTGGTGGGCCCGGTTGGATTGCGGCGTCCGGATGAGGCCAGATCCGTTTAGGTGGTTGTTGGACTTTTGACTGCTCGAGGTGGTCGATTCCATCGACAGGGACGACACGCTGCTGGCGGCGGACAGGATCGACGCGTTCGGTGGGGTCACGTCCCGGTCCAGGGAGTTGTTGCGGGAGCTGTAGCTGTAAGTGAAGAGTGGTGTTAACTCGAATGTcagtttgtattttattttagaatttgcaTGTGAATgaccttcgttttttttttaatttggcagatcaaaattaaatatacttttttcgtaaatttgcgAGAACACGTGATGTTTGCAATCAAACCCTAtcctaatacagtccagactcgataatccgaaaGTTTGCATAGGTCGAAAGATTATCTAatcggaatttcataaaaattcaaaatatttttaagccagtccaaatatgctaaatatgattaccaATACAGAATAAGgcatttaatattgttttccgATTATTAGGcatcaaattgcattaaaattatattttcgcCCCCTGatttcagaccaattttaaaGGGGCCGGCTGGTAcagacataaacttaaaaaaatcgagtTATGCGACCACATTTAGTCAAATCTGAGTAGTTGGTTGcccattaaattacaaaatgcattttttcattaattcttcatcgccattttggccaccaccAAGGATTTAAAAATCCTAAATCACTCTAGTTAAGTTCACGGGCTCGTTGAgctttgcaatcaaaaataagacatcgCAAAGAAAAATctcattcgattatccgaagtttccaaaaacaatcaaattattcactcaaaaaaaatccttttttttagtttttatttctaaaatacTGTCATTTTGTTAAAACcacgtaatttttaaaatgtttgtatttcttaaaaaaaatacgtaattttatgattaatttgagcttaaaaaaacaataactcCCCAAATATTTGCGAAATTtcgtataatttaataattgctGCATATTGTGTCATCGGAACTTTACTGTTCCCAGTTTacaatcatggtaatattacatcttggaAGGGGGTAGATCTTATATGTTagaaaaaagtgtataattttCCACCtatgaaaaattgtgtatttATATCATTAttatggtgtaatgtcactttttcagtctaaattgaggtaaaactatatcataaaagtggtaatattcatgctttcaaaattacaccttccaaaatttatcaattttttactgtgtactttcACTGAACGTagttttgtaaacttttttaagattgaaaacaaaacaaacgcttcaaatttattttgtgaaaattgctgACATTTGACACAAATATTAAaaccctgtttttttttttttcaaaaatgagttttttctcCAGAATtcggcattttttcattttgtttatgaattttgtattttttttttattttgatgaacctTGTCCATGCATCATCAATAAATTCCATGCAAGGTTCCATTTAATTTTGTGAGCCGGTCATACAACATGGGCAAGTGGATATTCGAAAATGTGTTTCTtgggatcgatttggtgttttctgaaaagttgtcggTTTCGATTacgactttttagaaaaaaggcacacgttaaaaaaaatccaatttttttaattgactttgataaaaaaaataaatagatttattaaaataaatctgattttcaataagaaaaagtaacattttgaaagggcttaacacacacattatttggaatttttcaaatgtttgattaggtattcaaattttgaattaatttttataGAAACGAAAATTTCATAAACGTTTCGTTTTTTAACAATCAGTATTTTTTGAGATATGACGAATTTAAAAATGAGTGCTGACAAGATGACAATGTTTCTCAGCAACCACCAGTCCtcaacaatgttaaaaaatcaaagtgatAGGAAATGtgctcaaaaaaattttttttcgggattGATAAACCTTCaggaagtatttttaaatagcaaaaaagtgataatttttcgaaaaaaaatttcacctaTAAAtgcctttaacttgaaaactgtgcactttctcgaaaaatttgaaaaaatattttcgatagcaaatttttttttgcatccgattttttttttatttttgcgccatcctaaactctagcgcaaatgacaacatatttaaaaaaaatcaagggttTAAAATTCCCATCTTGTGAATTGAACATTTCTGATAAGGCTGgtatttcatgtttttgtccctcggcactGGTCAAAGTCGAGGAGGggagcaaaaaactaaatttttaagtcCAAAGCTCAAgtcctttttgaaaatcgtgaacgaaaaaaattcaaaaaaaaatctttatacaTTTATTACAATTACGCTACAATCAAAAGCTTGCAAAATAATCATGAATTTACGGAATATTTGTTTTCCTTaagttttatgtcttttttCGTCTGTGGTccctgaattttaaaaatgaattaatttcaaaagtttttccattgaaaatttaaattttcaacattttttgcccttgactttatttttaatcttgagaaatttttgaagcttgaAATATCATTTGCAATGGCCATAAAAGTTAAATATAGAATCAAGATTTTTTCCATAAACCTATTTCTTCGTCTTAATcataacctaaaactttgccaaagacaccaaatcgttcagaaaatggaaaaagtttcatccaaacaaaaaaggtgcagtggtaatgtAACAGGcataaccaaaatgacgaagAACGAATAAAGAAACATTTAGctgaattcttgattttttaactttatgtgAGGAAGGCTAGGTAGTATTTAGAGAAGGCATCACCTTGAGGCGCTTGCTTTTTTATAGGGAAGCGGGATGGCCAGTTCCTGAAACGCCACCTGGTGGCGCTTTCGAGAGGAGCTAAGCTCGTCTCgtttcggtggtagaccaccgactgaagccagcctttaaatttcccgtggttttgtagggaagcgAGAAGGCTGGCGCTCGCGAGAAGAGCTGAGCTTCTCTCGCTTCGGcggtagaccaccgactaaactaatgctgtggagggagtggcgtttatatttatatcaaaaccgtcggccgcgctgcttctgagattttcccctctgcttggggaaggcgtttcatttttcggtttcatttcgcttcgcgaaattttggattgctaccctgtatagagccctaagacgaagttcttcgtcaaaaaaaaaacaaagatagtTGATTTGCACAAACGTAAAGAATTACTCAAAAACGTATATAGTTTTGTTAATTATTTgagttagttaaaaaaaatatacacagcaatttattttaaatgacaatttgcGATTGTTTGACCTCTACcttgtgaagattttttttcttttttgatatttagTAAGTTTATGAttgtttctaaatttttttcaatatattttcaacaaatattaaacattaaaaaataaaaaataaacttgttaggtttaattttattcaatatcTACAATACACGGAATTAAATAAATTGCAGTaaagaaaaaatgtaataaatgatAATTTAAACTAGttattgtgttcaaaatatcgTTTACGGTATTGATTTTAGGTTGATTGTTCATAATTTATGAATTTCAGAGagaaatcggttttttttttcaaaattttaaattaaatggtaAATTTTGCAGCCAGTCGACACATCGATCACAAAATTAGGTGTGCAAGATGAAGATGaagggtaaattttttaaaaaatatatgagaATATATATGTTTCAAAAGCAAAGAATACCAAAGCATAAAAATTAAACCTCAAAATTCATCCCCAACCCTACCTCTGATTCGACGCATTGTTGATATCACAGTAAAACTGCGAGCCCGCCCCACTGCTGCTGTTCGACGCAATCGAGTCGCTCTTCTTGTGTCCCTGGTGGCCCGGCCTCCTGATCGGCTCCGGCGGCGACTCCAGCTGACAGCTCAGCGTGTGCGCTTCCCGCTCGTCCAGCACCAGCAGCGAGGCAAACCACCGATCAAACAGCGGATCTTCCGGCAGGTGGTACGTATTGGCGGCCCCCTGCAGCAGCTTGATCTGCGCCAGCACCTCAAACTCTTTCCTCCGCTTGTCAAAGTTGATCAGTCCCTCCTGCAGGGTGTCCGGGATGGCAGCATGAATCATGGTTAGATCGGTCAGGAACGTCCCGAGGTAGGGGATCGTGCCGTGGCTGATGAGGGTGTTTTGTTTCTGGAACACTTTCTGCAGGTGGCGATCGTTCTCGCCGACCGTATCGGCAAACTTGGCAGTTCCTTCGCGCATCAGGACCTCCCGCTGGGCCCACGCGTTGTTATCCTCGGAGAATATCCGGGCCAGCTCGGAGTACAGTTCGAGCTTTTCCCGTGGCATTACGGCCCAGGTTTTGGACAGCCGATAGACGGCGTTCGACTGGAGCCCGGAGATGATCGCTTTGAGGGAGGAGAAGTTCTTCAGCAGTCGCAACTCCTGGGCGATGTCGATCCAGGTTGAGATGAGAAGGGCGCGTTCCTACAAAGGGGACAAGCGTTAGTGGATACAAGGTTCAGGTGAGGGATTTCGTAAGGCCTACCTGCGGTTTCAACCGGGGCTCAATCAGCACACTGGAAATGACCCTGAAGGAAACCGCGTTGAACTGCGTCACGGTCGCCAGCACCGAGCCGCACTCGTGCTTGTCCCGGTTGGACCAGATCGAACCGAGACACTGGTGCGGGACGAGTCGCTTGAACAGCTCCATGTCCATCCGCGTCAGCTGCTCGGCAAAGTGCTTCACGGGGATGTTCGGGAAGCGGTACGAGTTCAGCAGGTGCGACGGAGGCCCGCGGAAGGCCGGCGTCAGGCACAGGCCCCCGAACTGGTCCGCGAACTGGTCGTGGTAATCGTTGGACCATGGCAACGGCGGTGGTATCCTACTGTACTTATCTAACCTATTCGTATACCTGGAAGGAGAAGCAGTCCTCACTAAAAGAAGTTCTTTGAAGAACGGGAGTTGATCACTTACCTATGTAAAGCTTTCACGTGGATTTCCGAGTTTGGCAGCCGCTTCGAGGTGAACGCCAGAAGCCTTTGCAAGTTTTCCGTGTCCCAGTCCTCGGGGAATCCATCCAGCCAGACGTGAAGGACGGAGACTGTGAAGCGAAAACAGAATTTGAGATTCAATCTCC harbors:
- the LOC120415429 gene encoding ral guanine nucleotide dissociation stimulator-like 1 isoform X5, with protein sequence MKGLFDRQPTWRLWGEEREKDAIYTVYLKKVRYHRPTPSASSQDSDDEISHLEWETVRVRFVKAATLSRLVDALTTDDGELESTFVNVFLTTYRTFSQPEKVLELLLNRYERLHSEPAALLPASESLTDQHKKTLVSVLHVWLDGFPEDWDTENLQRLLAFTSKRLPNSEIHVKALHRYTNRLDKYSRIPPPLPWSNDYHDQFADQFGGLCLTPAFRGPPSHLLNSYRFPNIPVKHFAEQLTRMDMELFKRLVPHQCLGSIWSNRDKHECGSVLATVTQFNAVSFRVISSVLIEPRLKPQERALLISTWIDIAQELRLLKNFSSLKAIISGLQSNAVYRLSKTWAVMPREKLELYSELARIFSEDNNAWAQREVLMREGTAKFADTVGENDRHLQKVFQKQNTLISHGTIPYLGTFLTDLTMIHAAIPDTLQEGLINFDKRRKEFEVLAQIKLLQGAANTYHLPEDPLFDRWFASLLVLDEREAHTLSCQLESPPEPIRRPGHQGHKKSDSIASNSSSGAGSQFYCDINNASNQSYSSRNNSLDRDVTPPNASILSAASSVSSLSMESTTSSSQKSNNHLNGSGLIRTPQSNRAHHNGSNSSSATKNGHDVPIINGQLKDDSPLKKSSPDFYIIKVTFETDQVELDGIVLYKSIMLGNNERTPQVIRNAMLKLGLEGDPERYTLSQVLPDKELLLPNNANVYYAVNTAYNLNFILRPKKDGESGR
- the LOC120415429 gene encoding ral guanine nucleotide dissociation stimulator-like 1 isoform X4, giving the protein MSNGTAAANGAGGGGGGGGGATDAESLPTWRLWGEEREKDAIYTVYLKKVRYHRPTPSASSQDSDDEISHLEWETVRVRFVKAATLSRLVDALTTDDGELESTFVNVFLTTYRTFSQPEKVLELLLNRYERLHSEPAALLPASESLTDQHKKTLVSVLHVWLDGFPEDWDTENLQRLLAFTSKRLPNSEIHVKALHRYTNRLDKYSRIPPPLPWSNDYHDQFADQFGGLCLTPAFRGPPSHLLNSYRFPNIPVKHFAEQLTRMDMELFKRLVPHQCLGSIWSNRDKHECGSVLATVTQFNAVSFRVISSVLIEPRLKPQERALLISTWIDIAQELRLLKNFSSLKAIISGLQSNAVYRLSKTWAVMPREKLELYSELARIFSEDNNAWAQREVLMREGTAKFADTVGENDRHLQKVFQKQNTLISHGTIPYLGTFLTDLTMIHAAIPDTLQEGLINFDKRRKEFEVLAQIKLLQGAANTYHLPEDPLFDRWFASLLVLDEREAHTLSCQLESPPEPIRRPGHQGHKKSDSIASNSSSGAGSQFYCDINNASNQSYSSRNNSLDRDVTPPNASILSAASSVSSLSMESTTSSSQKSNNHLNGSGLIRTPQSNRAHHNGSNSSSATKNGHDVPIINGQLKDDSPLKKSSPDFYIIKVTFETDQVELDGIVLYKSIMLGNNERTPQVIRNAMLKLGLEGDPERYTLSQVLPDKELLLPNNANVYYAVNTAYNLNFILRPKKDGESGR
- the LOC120415429 gene encoding ral guanine nucleotide dissociation stimulator-like 1 isoform X3, whose protein sequence is MFCPSNETLQNITEKTKLLAQKCTQQIRVSSDQQTSGSGGATEGGQQDSTGKVPPSPAKESGGSKSLRCLCPCKGTLSKIIAKKVGAVTGKEQPRSTTRWYVKQPTWRLWGEEREKDAIYTVYLKKVRYHRPTPSASSQDSDDEISHLEWETVRVRFVKAATLSRLVDALTTDDGELESTFVNVFLTTYRTFSQPEKVLELLLNRYERLHSEPAALLPASESLTDQHKKTLVSVLHVWLDGFPEDWDTENLQRLLAFTSKRLPNSEIHVKALHRYTNRLDKYSRIPPPLPWSNDYHDQFADQFGGLCLTPAFRGPPSHLLNSYRFPNIPVKHFAEQLTRMDMELFKRLVPHQCLGSIWSNRDKHECGSVLATVTQFNAVSFRVISSVLIEPRLKPQERALLISTWIDIAQELRLLKNFSSLKAIISGLQSNAVYRLSKTWAVMPREKLELYSELARIFSEDNNAWAQREVLMREGTAKFADTVGENDRHLQKVFQKQNTLISHGTIPYLGTFLTDLTMIHAAIPDTLQEGLINFDKRRKEFEVLAQIKLLQGAANTYHLPEDPLFDRWFASLLVLDEREAHTLSCQLESPPEPIRRPGHQGHKKSDSIASNSSSGAGSQFYCDINNASNQSSRNNSLDRDVTPPNASILSAASSVSSLSMESTTSSSQKSNNHLNGSGLIRTPQSNRAHHNGSNSSSATKNGHDVPIINGQLKDDSPLKKSSPDFYIIKVTFETDQVELDGIVLYKSIMLGNNERTPQVIRNAMLKLGLEGDPERYTLSQVLPDKELLLPNNANVYYAVNTAYNLNFILRPKKDGESGR
- the LOC120415429 gene encoding ral guanine nucleotide dissociation stimulator-like 1 isoform X2, giving the protein MFCPSNETLQNITEKTKLLAQKCTQQIRVSSDQQTSGSGGATEGGQQDSTGKVPPSPAKESGGSKSLRCLCPCKGTLSKIIAKKVGAVTGKEQPRSTTRWYVKPTWRLWGEEREKDAIYTVYLKKVRYHRPTPSASSQDSDDEISHLEWETVRVRFVKAATLSRLVDALTTDDGELESTFVNVFLTTYRTFSQPEKVLELLLNRYERLHSEPAALLPASESLTDQHKKTLVSVLHVWLDGFPEDWDTENLQRLLAFTSKRLPNSEIHVKALHRYTNRLDKYSRIPPPLPWSNDYHDQFADQFGGLCLTPAFRGPPSHLLNSYRFPNIPVKHFAEQLTRMDMELFKRLVPHQCLGSIWSNRDKHECGSVLATVTQFNAVSFRVISSVLIEPRLKPQERALLISTWIDIAQELRLLKNFSSLKAIISGLQSNAVYRLSKTWAVMPREKLELYSELARIFSEDNNAWAQREVLMREGTAKFADTVGENDRHLQKVFQKQNTLISHGTIPYLGTFLTDLTMIHAAIPDTLQEGLINFDKRRKEFEVLAQIKLLQGAANTYHLPEDPLFDRWFASLLVLDEREAHTLSCQLESPPEPIRRPGHQGHKKSDSIASNSSSGAGSQFYCDINNASNQSYSSRNNSLDRDVTPPNASILSAASSVSSLSMESTTSSSQKSNNHLNGSGLIRTPQSNRAHHNGSNSSSATKNGHDVPIINGQLKDDSPLKKSSPDFYIIKVTFETDQVELDGIVLYKSIMLGNNERTPQVIRNAMLKLGLEGDPERYTLSQVLPDKELLLPNNANVYYAVNTAYNLNFILRPKKDGESGR